In the genome of Bombus affinis isolate iyBomAffi1 chromosome 7, iyBomAffi1.2, whole genome shotgun sequence, one region contains:
- the LOC126918980 gene encoding probable cytochrome P450 28d1: protein MASAFVTLLIGAFLLFCFYLYLVYNHWKRNGIPTAKGCIPIVGHLLPVVIRRMNLAGLIRQIYEDYKDYSMVGVYKGIVPALVVRDPELVKIVLQNNFSSFHENGFHVDPDADPLLYTNPFFCSGDIWSTGRKRITYAFSNVRLKILFAAISGVCKKFENFLNRRLERNNKYEIELKALFLKFTGEIVANAGLGIEGHCFEDEPRSNAFDKLSGEAFAESLLSIIRFHFPSVNRFLKIKFLPKHVDQFFRKVVAENLEVRRSESTPRKDFLQLMIDMEKAGEHIAEEIVAAHAVSFYLDGIETSSVTMNYVGYDLAARPEIQEKVRNEVISTIEKHGGLTYEALKEMTYMSQVISESQRCHAALGFMHKVCTEEFELQGSDGLTYRAKPGTDIFLSVHGLHNDPNYWVDPEVFDPERFSDERRQTIEKMVYLPFGEGPRICVGMRMGLLQVKACFATLLRNYKLELSPKMQLPLKMSPHYFLTHPHGGAWVYISKL from the coding sequence ATGGCTTCTGCATTTGTCACGCTCCTTATAGGAGCGTTCTTACTATTctgtttttatttgtatttggTATACAATCATTGGAAAAGAAATGGAATTCCAACTGCCAAAGGATGTATTCCAATCGTGGGCCACTTATTACCCGTAGTAATAAGAAGAATGAATCTTGCCGGACTTATTCGTCAAATATACGAAGATTACAAAGATTACAGTATGGTTGGAGTGTACAAAGGAATAGTACCGGCACTAGTCGTTCGAGATCCTGAATTAGTGAAAATCGTGCTGCAAAATAATTTCTCCAGCTTCCACGAAAATGGATTTCATGTCGATCCAGACGCGGATCCTCTTTTATATACAAATCCGTTCTTCTGTTCCGGAGATATATGGTCAACTGGAAGAAAACGTATAACCTATGCGTTTTCTAACGTGAGATTGAAGATCCTGTTTGCAGCTATTAGCGGAGTGTGTaagaaattcgaaaatttcttGAACAGGCGACTAGAAAGAAACAACAAGTACGAAATCGAATTAAAagcattatttttaaaattcactGGTGAAATTGTGGCGAACGCCGGCCTAGGAATCGAGGGTCACTGTTTCGAAGATGAACCACGTTCTAATGCATTCGATAAACTTTCTGGAGAAGCGTTCGCCGAATCATTATTATCTATAATCAGATTCCACTTTCCTTCTGTCAATCGTTTTTTGAAAATCAAATTCCTGCCTAAACACGTGGATCAATTTTTCAGAAAGGTCGTCGCTGAAAATTTGGAAGTTAGAAGAAGTGAATCGACACCTAGGAAAGATTTCCTTCAATTAATGATCGACATGGAGAAAGCAGGAGAGCACATCGCCGAAGAGATTGTAGCAGCCCATGCAGTTTCCTTCTACCTTGATGGTATCGAAACATCCAGCGTCACCATGAATTACGTTGGATATGACTTGGCTGCTCGTCCAGAGATTCAAGAAAAGGTGAGAAACGAAGTGATATCTACGATCGAGAAGCACGGCGGTTTAACGTACGAGGCGTTGAAGGAGATGACGTACATGAGTCAAGTAATTAGCGAATCTCAAAGATGTCACGCAGCTCTAGGTTTCATGCATAAAGTGTGCACGGAAGAATTCGAGCTTCAAGGATCCGATGGATTGACCTATCGCGCGAAACCTGGCACTGACATATTCCTATCCGTTCACGGTCTGCACAACGATCCCAATTATTGGGTTGATCCAGAAGTTTTCGATCCGGAACGATTCAGCGATGAGAGAAGGCAAACTATAGAAAAAATGGTATATCTTCCTTTCGGTGAGGGACCAAGAATTTGCGTTGGAATGAGAATGGGTTTGCTACAGGTGAAGGCTTGTTTTGCTACTTTACTGAGAAACTACAAATTGGAATTGTCACCAAAAATGCAACTTCCATTGAAAATGTCGCCGCATTATTTCCTAACGCACCCACATGGTGGTGCTTGGGTATATATCTCTAAGCTTTAA